A single region of the Halorussus sp. MSC15.2 genome encodes:
- a CDS encoding DUF998 domain-containing protein produces the protein MTRFDTLSRGCGVAAPLVTLGAILVATLVSPSFSWASSALSDLGRPGAPTAAIFNGGLVLGALLALPFVARVGLGARRHLTRAGVAAFGLAAVSMGLVGVFPDGHANHFPAAISLYLFVTYGLFLYRSGRVRDGATNTGLAAIWLGVAHLTSWVVWAAGLRIGPGLAVPETVGAAIFVAWIGLAWGLTEE, from the coding sequence GTGACACGTTTCGATACGCTCTCGCGGGGGTGCGGAGTCGCCGCACCGCTCGTCACGCTCGGTGCGATTCTGGTCGCCACGCTCGTCTCGCCGTCGTTCTCTTGGGCGTCGAGCGCGCTCTCGGACCTCGGACGGCCCGGCGCACCGACCGCGGCGATTTTCAACGGCGGGTTGGTCCTCGGGGCGCTACTGGCGCTCCCCTTCGTCGCGCGAGTCGGTCTCGGTGCCCGACGGCACCTGACTCGGGCCGGAGTCGCGGCGTTCGGTCTCGCGGCCGTCTCGATGGGTCTCGTCGGCGTGTTCCCCGACGGCCACGCCAACCACTTCCCGGCGGCCATCTCGCTGTATCTCTTCGTGACCTACGGCCTGTTCCTCTACAGGTCGGGGCGAGTCCGCGACGGGGCGACGAACACGGGACTCGCGGCTATCTGGCTCGGAGTCGCCCACCTCACGTCGTGGGTCGTGTGGGCCGCGGGCCTGCGAATCGGACCGGGACTCGCGGTCCCGGAGACGGTCGGGGCCGCGATTTTCGTCGCGTGGATAGGTCTCGCGTGGGGTCTCACCGAGGAGTGA
- the hflX gene encoding GTPase HflX: protein MQSQDAVIAKRTADDSPDTEEIRRLAESAGYEVVAELTQTRPPDSSLQFGRGKAEELAETVAETGTGVVVFDNDLTPTQTVELAELCPEGTEIIDRHRLVLAIFEEQAGSKRAELQVERATLAWTLPRIKERTEEQAMNKFTESGTRYYDVLDRIDELDRKLSSLGDEATARRERRREEGFEFVALAGYTNAGKSTLLHRLADDLDYETSGTDHSDLDATAEIEDRLFETLETTTRRATIDGRRTLVTDTVGFVSDLPHELVASFHGTLSETASADCVVLVTDAGDPPAELREKLETSFELLADAEGELLPVLNKADVLDADELAEREAVVAAVADEFGTDSADPVPVSATEGRNLGALRERIAECLSDRREVELVLPNDGDAMSLVSWLYDRASVSDVTYRDDEVRIEFSATDSVAERASSKAESLGVVR, encoded by the coding sequence ATGCAATCTCAGGACGCAGTTATCGCCAAGCGCACAGCAGACGACAGTCCGGACACCGAGGAGATACGACGGTTAGCAGAGAGCGCCGGCTACGAGGTCGTCGCCGAACTGACCCAGACCCGCCCGCCGGACTCCTCGCTCCAGTTCGGTCGCGGCAAGGCCGAGGAGTTGGCCGAGACGGTCGCCGAGACCGGCACCGGAGTCGTGGTGTTCGACAACGACCTCACGCCGACCCAGACTGTCGAACTCGCCGAACTGTGCCCGGAGGGAACCGAAATCATCGACAGACACCGCCTCGTTCTCGCTATCTTCGAGGAGCAAGCCGGGAGCAAGCGCGCGGAACTACAGGTCGAGCGCGCCACGTTAGCATGGACTCTACCCCGCATCAAGGAGCGAACCGAGGAACAGGCGATGAACAAGTTCACCGAGTCGGGAACCCGATACTACGACGTGCTGGACCGCATCGACGAGTTGGACCGCAAACTCTCGTCGCTCGGCGACGAGGCGACGGCCCGGCGCGAGCGACGCCGGGAGGAGGGGTTCGAGTTCGTGGCGCTGGCGGGGTACACCAACGCCGGGAAATCGACGCTCCTGCACCGCCTCGCCGACGACCTCGACTACGAGACCAGCGGGACCGACCACTCGGACCTCGACGCGACCGCCGAAATCGAGGACCGACTGTTCGAGACGCTCGAGACGACCACTCGGCGGGCCACCATCGACGGTCGCCGGACGCTGGTCACCGACACCGTGGGATTCGTCAGCGACCTCCCCCACGAACTCGTGGCGTCGTTCCACGGGACGCTCTCGGAGACCGCGTCCGCCGACTGCGTGGTGTTGGTCACCGACGCCGGCGACCCGCCCGCGGAACTCCGCGAAAAGCTCGAAACCAGTTTCGAGTTGCTGGCGGACGCCGAAGGCGAACTCCTCCCGGTCCTGAACAAGGCCGACGTACTCGACGCGGATGAACTCGCCGAGCGCGAGGCGGTCGTGGCGGCGGTCGCGGACGAGTTCGGAACCGACTCCGCGGACCCCGTCCCGGTCAGCGCGACCGAAGGGCGAAACCTCGGCGCGCTCCGCGAGCGAATCGCCGAGTGCCTGTCCGACCGCCGCGAGGTCGAACTCGTCCTGCCCAACGACGGTGACGCGATGAGCCTCGTGTCGTGGCTCTACGACCGCGCGTCCGTCTCGGACGTGACGTATCGCGACGACGAGGTGAGAATCGAGTTCTCGGCGACAGATTCCGTGGCCGAGCGTGCGAGCTCGAAGGCCGAGTCGCTCGGAGTCGTACGCTGA
- a CDS encoding BGTF surface domain-containing protein encodes MTRTRTSVLLIALLVVSAATAGVTGAAMTSTESTSQAQDPGLDEVPADSGEVFWQGQFLRFTAGDGNASEVWAIRRVQNGQVGGLATEVLLGGNGTAVFATSNLDGRYVVVDENGQPVVIRDGNVVGVGSVGEASFEIAQQSLNATFGDTVVQNDDSPESQTDLRIQSNRAGYGLTLLSEQLSASQLADVFQSVEVRDGSAVVTRNISNEAVLDANFTGVEPGTYNITLVTADGTARVETAITVVEPADGTASLSNRTVTEQRGDVARFNVTFDGTDRATVTIGSRQVGYLSRFTVVDANGDGTATVALDTFRAGIAPNGTGVSVVGEDELTDFQMVTDPIPGRLDAATYPVEVFVGATRSDVGSIRLTERSTQGIQVWTAPDRANVRSVAQLTEVATQNQTVANQDWAIVRVQASGLYSYVQNISDLNNETTGLSMNLTRVSEINQPAQEVPLDEARLIVDESGNQFFLLVDSNTLEPNRTYRANFTISAANPYVSAGNQTSLVANFTVVERDISFDRPIEVPSASGATISGTSTAAPGTELTVEVANTDQNPFLKRQTVTISEDGTWEATFDFSDVPPGTNFTVSTNDPESNATGVVVSGGAAEAQATTTTTTAAEEETTPVGEETTEAAGEGGDETTTETGGATDAETETPAAEGDTTTTTEETTVEASAPAPGFGPVSALAGLVALLAGGAFVARRR; translated from the coding sequence ATGACACGAACACGTACGAGTGTATTACTGATAGCACTGCTCGTCGTCAGCGCGGCGACGGCGGGCGTGACCGGAGCGGCGATGACCAGTACGGAGAGTACGTCTCAGGCCCAAGACCCGGGTCTGGACGAGGTGCCGGCCGACTCGGGCGAGGTGTTCTGGCAGGGGCAGTTCCTGCGGTTCACCGCCGGTGACGGGAACGCGAGCGAAGTCTGGGCGATACGCCGGGTCCAGAACGGGCAGGTCGGCGGACTCGCCACTGAAGTGTTGCTCGGGGGTAACGGGACGGCGGTGTTCGCCACGAGCAACCTCGACGGCCGGTACGTCGTCGTCGACGAGAACGGGCAACCGGTCGTCATCCGGGACGGCAACGTCGTGGGCGTGGGCAGCGTCGGCGAGGCGAGTTTCGAAATCGCCCAGCAGTCGCTCAACGCGACCTTCGGCGACACGGTGGTCCAGAACGACGACAGTCCCGAGTCACAGACCGACCTCCGAATCCAGTCGAACCGAGCGGGATACGGTCTCACTCTCCTCTCGGAGCAACTGAGCGCGTCCCAGTTGGCGGACGTGTTCCAGTCTGTCGAGGTCCGTGACGGCAGCGCGGTCGTCACTCGTAACATAAGCAATGAGGCCGTGCTCGACGCCAACTTCACCGGCGTCGAACCCGGGACGTACAACATCACGTTGGTAACCGCCGACGGAACGGCGCGCGTCGAAACCGCGATAACCGTGGTCGAACCCGCCGACGGAACCGCGTCCCTGTCGAACCGGACCGTCACCGAACAGCGCGGTGACGTGGCCCGGTTCAACGTCACGTTCGACGGGACCGACCGAGCGACGGTGACGATAGGCTCTCGGCAGGTCGGCTACCTCTCGCGGTTCACGGTCGTCGACGCGAACGGCGACGGCACCGCGACCGTGGCTCTCGACACCTTCCGGGCCGGTATCGCGCCCAACGGGACCGGGGTCTCGGTCGTCGGCGAGGACGAGTTGACCGACTTCCAGATGGTGACCGACCCGATTCCCGGCCGACTTGACGCCGCGACGTACCCGGTCGAGGTGTTCGTCGGAGCGACGCGGAGCGACGTGGGGTCGATACGGCTGACCGAACGCTCGACGCAGGGCATTCAGGTCTGGACCGCGCCCGACCGCGCGAACGTCCGGTCCGTGGCCCAACTGACCGAGGTCGCCACGCAGAACCAGACCGTGGCGAATCAGGACTGGGCCATCGTGCGGGTGCAGGCGTCCGGCCTGTACAGTTACGTCCAGAACATCTCGGACCTCAACAACGAGACGACGGGGCTATCGATGAACCTGACCCGCGTCAGTGAGATAAACCAACCGGCTCAGGAGGTCCCGCTCGACGAGGCCAGACTCATCGTGGACGAGTCGGGCAACCAGTTCTTCCTGCTCGTTGACTCGAACACGCTGGAACCCAACAGGACCTACCGAGCGAACTTCACGATTTCGGCGGCGAACCCCTACGTCTCGGCCGGGAACCAGACCTCGCTCGTGGCGAACTTCACGGTCGTCGAGCGCGACATCTCGTTCGACCGGCCCATCGAAGTTCCCTCGGCGAGCGGTGCGACCATCTCGGGCACCAGCACCGCCGCGCCGGGCACGGAACTGACCGTCGAGGTCGCCAACACCGACCAGAACCCGTTCCTCAAGCGCCAGACCGTGACTATCTCCGAGGACGGAACGTGGGAGGCGACGTTCGACTTCTCGGACGTGCCGCCGGGTACCAACTTCACTGTCTCGACGAACGACCCCGAGTCCAACGCGACCGGCGTCGTCGTCAGCGGCGGTGCGGCCGAGGCACAGGCCACTACGACGACCACCACCGCGGCCGAGGAAGAGACGACTCCGGTCGGTGAGGAGACGACGGAGGCCGCCGGCGAAGGCGGCGACGAGACCACGACCGAGACCGGTGGTGCGACGGACGCGGAGACCGAGACGCCCGCGGCCGAGGGCGACACGACTACGACGACCGAGGAGACGACGGTCGAGGCGAGCGCTCCCGCGCCCGGGTTCGGGCCGGTGTCGGCGCTGGCCGGACTCGTCGCCCTGCTCGCGGGCGGTGCGTTCGTGGCCCGGCGACGCTGA
- a CDS encoding MmgE/PrpD family protein, which yields MTTTDAIADFALGLDFEDLSDDTVDELQKRVLDSIGIAVAAMEEEPVGVVGDTVAEFGGEGCSLWGGGSSGGDSTPDATTASPPDATMYNTALVRYLDYMDSFLAPGETPHPSDNIAGIVACGEYADASGEDLITAIGVAYEVQAALAWNAPVRERGWDHVTHTVISAATGAGKILGLDREQLRSAIGIAGTAHNALRVTRTEGISEWKGIASANAARNAVYAAFLAKNGMGGPKNLFEGQKGWKQTVSGEFEAEFTPAERVHDVMTKKYVAETYAQSAVEGVVELAEREDIDHEDVEKIRLDTFAGAKLIIGGGEGSRYEVETKAEADHSLPYMLAAALVDREMTNDQYDPERIRRDDVQELLRKVEVSEDPELTTRFENGEMPAVVAVEMADGTTYLVEKDQFEGHPNDPMSWEQIRRKFHETAGERYDEAKREQIIEAVTELEDRDVADLVELLD from the coding sequence ATGACAACGACTGACGCCATCGCCGACTTCGCGCTCGGTCTCGACTTCGAGGACCTGAGCGACGACACCGTAGACGAACTCCAGAAGCGCGTCCTCGACTCCATCGGCATCGCGGTCGCCGCGATGGAGGAGGAACCGGTCGGCGTCGTCGGCGACACCGTCGCCGAGTTCGGCGGCGAGGGCTGTTCGCTCTGGGGCGGCGGTTCGTCAGGGGGCGACTCCACCCCGGACGCCACGACCGCGTCGCCGCCGGACGCGACGATGTACAACACCGCTCTCGTGCGCTACCTCGACTACATGGACTCGTTTCTCGCGCCGGGCGAGACGCCCCATCCGAGCGACAACATCGCCGGTATCGTGGCCTGCGGGGAGTACGCCGACGCGTCGGGCGAGGACCTGATTACCGCTATCGGGGTGGCGTACGAAGTGCAGGCCGCGCTGGCGTGGAACGCGCCGGTCCGCGAACGCGGGTGGGACCACGTCACCCACACCGTGATTTCCGCTGCTACCGGGGCGGGCAAGATACTCGGACTGGACCGCGAACAGTTGCGCTCGGCCATCGGCATCGCTGGCACCGCACACAACGCGCTCCGCGTGACCCGAACCGAGGGTATCTCCGAGTGGAAGGGCATCGCGTCGGCCAACGCCGCCCGAAACGCGGTCTACGCCGCGTTCCTCGCCAAGAACGGGATGGGCGGCCCCAAGAACCTCTTCGAGGGCCAGAAGGGGTGGAAGCAGACGGTCTCCGGCGAGTTCGAGGCCGAGTTCACGCCCGCCGAGCGCGTCCACGACGTGATGACGAAGAAGTACGTCGCCGAGACGTACGCCCAGTCGGCGGTCGAGGGCGTTGTCGAACTCGCCGAGCGCGAGGACATCGACCACGAGGACGTCGAGAAGATACGCCTCGACACCTTCGCCGGAGCGAAACTCATCATCGGCGGCGGCGAGGGGAGTCGCTACGAGGTCGAGACGAAAGCGGAGGCCGACCACTCGCTGCCGTACATGCTCGCTGCCGCGCTCGTGGACCGCGAGATGACCAACGACCAGTACGACCCCGAGCGCATCCGCCGCGACGACGTGCAGGAACTCCTCCGAAAGGTGGAGGTCTCGGAGGACCCCGAACTCACGACCCGGTTCGAGAACGGCGAGATGCCCGCGGTCGTGGCGGTCGAGATGGCGGACGGCACGACCTACCTCGTCGAGAAAGACCAGTTCGAGGGCCACCCCAACGACCCGATGTCGTGGGAACAGATACGCCGGAAGTTCCACGAGACAGCGGGAGAGCGATACGACGAGGCGAAGCGCGAGCAGATAATCGAGGCGGTGACGGAGTTGGAGGACCGCGACGTCGCGGACTTGGTGGAACTCCTGGACTGA
- a CDS encoding NAD-dependent succinate-semialdehyde dehydrogenase, with product MDRTNPATGESLEPIPDDSEAEVDAALDTATETFAAWKDVPITKRQQLLANAGDVLRENEQEYAELMTKEMGKPVSAAVSEVEKCAWVCDYYAENAAEHLQTERRPGPAHAETSVSYEPLGPILAVMPWNFPFWQVFRFAAPHLTAGNVGLLKHASNVPGCAQAIQEVFEEAGYPEGVFQSLVVHSDEAERVIEDDRVQAVTLTGSARAGRAVAKTAGENLKKSVLELGGSDPFVVLDDADLDAAAETGAQARTLNAGQSCIAAKRFVVHTDVYDEFLDRFVSAMDDVTVGDPTDEDTDIGPQAREDLLEGVHEQVQQTVEEGATLELGGEPLDRDGFYYPPTVLTDVPRDSVAATEEVFGPAAAVFEVEDEQEAVEVANDHHLGLGASIWTRDLDRGEDVAHRIDAGMTFVNELVKSDPRVPFGGVKDSGYGRELAVHGIEEFVNKKTVWVQDADGNEEDVDVTIE from the coding sequence ATGGACCGCACTAATCCCGCGACCGGGGAGTCGCTCGAACCGATACCCGACGACTCCGAGGCGGAGGTAGACGCCGCCCTCGATACCGCCACGGAGACCTTCGCGGCGTGGAAGGACGTTCCCATCACGAAGCGCCAGCAGTTGCTCGCGAACGCCGGAGACGTCCTCCGCGAGAACGAGCAGGAGTACGCCGAACTGATGACGAAGGAGATGGGGAAACCGGTCTCGGCGGCCGTCTCGGAGGTCGAGAAGTGCGCGTGGGTCTGCGACTACTACGCCGAGAACGCGGCCGAACACCTCCAGACCGAGCGCCGACCCGGCCCCGCCCACGCCGAGACCTCCGTGTCCTACGAACCGCTCGGTCCGATTCTGGCGGTCATGCCGTGGAACTTCCCGTTCTGGCAGGTGTTCCGCTTCGCGGCCCCGCACCTCACCGCGGGCAACGTCGGCCTGCTGAAACACGCCTCGAACGTCCCGGGGTGCGCGCAGGCGATTCAGGAAGTCTTCGAGGAGGCGGGCTACCCGGAGGGCGTCTTCCAGTCGCTCGTCGTCCACTCCGACGAGGCCGAACGAGTCATCGAGGACGACCGCGTGCAGGCGGTCACGCTCACGGGGAGCGCCCGCGCTGGGCGTGCTGTGGCCAAGACCGCGGGCGAGAACCTGAAGAAGAGCGTCCTCGAACTCGGCGGGTCGGACCCCTTCGTCGTGCTGGACGACGCGGACCTCGACGCTGCGGCGGAGACCGGGGCACAGGCCCGAACCCTCAACGCGGGACAGTCCTGTATCGCCGCCAAGCGGTTCGTCGTCCACACCGACGTCTACGACGAGTTCCTCGACAGGTTCGTCTCGGCGATGGACGACGTGACCGTGGGCGACCCGACCGACGAGGACACCGACATCGGTCCGCAGGCCCGCGAGGACCTGCTGGAGGGCGTCCACGAGCAGGTCCAGCAGACGGTCGAGGAGGGTGCGACCCTCGAACTCGGGGGCGAACCGCTCGACAGAGACGGGTTCTACTACCCGCCGACCGTGCTGACCGACGTGCCCCGCGACTCGGTGGCGGCCACCGAGGAGGTGTTCGGTCCCGCCGCGGCCGTCTTCGAAGTCGAAGACGAACAGGAGGCCGTCGAAGTCGCCAACGACCACCACCTCGGACTCGGCGCGTCGATATGGACGCGGGACTTGGATAGGGGGGAGGACGTCGCCCACCGCATCGACGCCGGGATGACCTTCGTCAACGAACTCGTGAAGTCCGACCCCAGAGTCCCCTTCGGCGGCGTGAAGGACTCGGGCTACGGTCGCGAGTTGGCCGTCCACGGCATCGAGGAGTTCGTGAACAAGAAGACGGTGTGGGTGCAGGACGCCGACGGGAACGAGGAAGACGTGGACGTGACGATAGAGTAG
- a CDS encoding PAS domain S-box protein: MQSPGYSRSLTPQSQVLYVGDGSHAAVRAIAALREQTTFEVSTVTTATAVLDHLEGGTVSCIVCATPLADMDVLTLLDGVRDVSPDVPFVIVSETDDPDVASAVLAYENTDFVRWDGESYRPRQLARRVENAVDRYRANRTANRTTAYFDALVNQAPDAVLTIDAANRIVFANPAVESVFGYAPGELVGEPLTMLVPEHLRQSHIDAFRRYQGTGERTIDWDYVELPGRHREGHEVPLALSFREVTYDGRRLYSAIVRDVTERKRAEDERRLLHATTRSVAAADTFLDGLEATIAEVCDATEWAYGEAWVPSKDRTHLERTDAAYAVSAAYEPFKRVSKRTSFAAGEGLPGRVWERSDPVWMANVAALTPDVFPRTNEAEDVGLKAALGVPVLDGDDIVAVLAFYMPEAKPTDDRLVDIVTTVATELGELMVRKRAEDQLKREKEFTEGALNALPDIFFTLGLDGRIVRWNDEANAVTGYGDDELDGLAPTELFSDDGAERITDAIERIYDSGSARVEADLRTRDGREIAYEFTGALLRDDEGDPLGIAGIGRDVTDRKRRETQLEASREKYRKLVETAPDAVFLVDAETGTIIDTNDAAEQLLGKRREDIVGMHQTALHPPEETDRYRRLFEAHVESGGVIREYEDYYVVRDDGTEVPVEISASIAEIDGRTINQAVFRDITDRKQYEETLAGLRAVTRDLMAAETKTDICDVAVSTVRDILDLHVCGVHLLDADERVLRPAETTAEAEELFDGVPSFAEGEGLAWRVYGSQTPERYDALPERDDVYNADTPVRTEMILPLGEHGVLTAGSTATEEIPEAKFDLAKILAANTEAALDRADRERTIERQRDQLQAELDEVFERIDDGFFALDAEWRFTYVNEQAERLLGADRSALFDGTVWEVLPEIRETEAYDAFHRAVETQNNVSHEEYVAALDAWFEYHAYPSESGLSVYVRDVSDRKRREQRLERQNERLESFASMLAHELRNPLSIAQIYLPTDGDEDETALERVADALDRMEDMIDILLVMTRGVEASIDPELVSLRETANEAWADVASEGGRLDVETDVQVEVERHHLRHLLQNLLQNAVEHGSEDDSAADDGVTIRIGALEDGFYVEDDGDGIPEADRERVFEAGYTTDDVGIGLGLTFITQLAEIYGWERTLTESDEGGARFEFSNVTVVPAADS, encoded by the coding sequence GTGCAGTCCCCGGGCTACTCGCGCAGTCTCACGCCGCAGTCACAGGTTCTCTACGTCGGTGACGGCAGTCACGCCGCCGTGCGAGCGATTGCGGCCCTCCGGGAACAGACGACGTTCGAAGTAAGCACGGTGACGACCGCGACCGCGGTACTCGACCACCTCGAAGGGGGGACGGTGTCGTGCATCGTCTGTGCGACTCCGCTCGCCGACATGGACGTTCTCACGCTACTCGACGGTGTCCGAGACGTTTCGCCGGACGTCCCCTTCGTCATCGTGAGCGAAACCGACGACCCCGACGTAGCGTCGGCGGTGCTTGCGTACGAGAACACAGATTTCGTCCGCTGGGACGGGGAGTCGTATCGACCTCGTCAACTCGCCCGGCGCGTCGAGAACGCCGTCGACCGCTACCGAGCGAATCGGACGGCGAACCGGACGACCGCCTACTTCGACGCGCTGGTCAATCAGGCACCGGACGCGGTTCTCACCATCGACGCCGCCAACAGAATCGTCTTCGCAAATCCCGCGGTCGAATCGGTGTTCGGGTACGCGCCCGGGGAACTCGTCGGCGAACCGCTGACGATGCTCGTCCCCGAACACCTCCGCCAGTCCCACATCGACGCCTTCCGACGCTATCAGGGGACCGGCGAGCGGACCATCGACTGGGACTACGTCGAACTGCCCGGGCGTCACCGCGAGGGCCACGAGGTCCCGCTGGCGCTCTCGTTCCGGGAGGTGACCTACGACGGTCGGCGGTTGTACTCCGCCATCGTCCGCGACGTGACCGAGCGCAAGCGCGCCGAGGACGAGCGCCGCCTCCTCCACGCGACGACTCGCTCGGTCGCGGCGGCCGATACGTTCCTCGACGGTCTCGAAGCGACGATTGCGGAGGTGTGCGACGCGACGGAGTGGGCGTACGGCGAGGCGTGGGTCCCCTCGAAGGACCGGACCCACCTCGAACGAACCGACGCGGCCTACGCCGTCTCGGCCGCCTACGAACCGTTCAAGCGAGTCTCGAAACGGACCTCGTTCGCCGCGGGAGAGGGTCTCCCGGGTCGCGTCTGGGAGCGCAGCGACCCCGTCTGGATGGCGAACGTGGCCGCACTCACTCCCGACGTGTTCCCCCGAACCAACGAGGCCGAGGACGTCGGGTTGAAGGCGGCGCTCGGCGTGCCCGTCCTCGACGGTGACGACATCGTCGCCGTCCTCGCGTTCTACATGCCCGAAGCCAAACCGACCGACGACCGACTCGTCGATATCGTCACCACGGTCGCGACGGAACTCGGCGAACTGATGGTCCGAAAGCGAGCGGAAGACCAACTCAAGCGCGAGAAGGAGTTCACCGAGGGCGCGCTCAACGCGCTCCCGGATATCTTCTTCACGCTCGGTCTCGACGGTCGGATAGTACGCTGGAACGACGAGGCGAACGCGGTGACGGGGTACGGCGACGACGAACTCGACGGTCTGGCCCCGACCGAACTGTTCTCGGACGACGGGGCCGAGCGCATCACCGACGCCATCGAACGCATCTACGACAGCGGTTCGGCGCGGGTCGAGGCCGACCTCCGGACCAGAGACGGTCGCGAAATCGCCTACGAGTTCACCGGCGCGCTACTGCGGGACGACGAGGGCGACCCGCTCGGCATCGCCGGTATCGGTCGGGACGTGACCGACCGGAAACGCCGGGAGACCCAACTCGAAGCGTCGCGGGAGAAGTACCGCAAACTGGTCGAGACGGCACCCGACGCGGTCTTCCTCGTGGACGCGGAGACCGGGACGATTATCGACACGAACGACGCCGCCGAGCAACTCCTCGGCAAGCGCCGCGAGGACATCGTGGGGATGCACCAGACGGCCCTCCACCCGCCTGAGGAGACCGACCGCTACCGACGACTTTTCGAAGCACACGTCGAATCGGGCGGCGTGATTCGGGAGTACGAGGACTACTACGTCGTCCGCGACGACGGCACGGAGGTACCGGTCGAGATAAGCGCCAGCATCGCGGAGATAGACGGCCGGACGATAAATCAGGCGGTGTTCCGGGACATCACCGACCGGAAGCAGTACGAGGAGACGCTGGCAGGACTTCGGGCGGTCACCCGCGACCTCATGGCCGCGGAGACCAAGACCGATATCTGCGACGTCGCGGTCTCGACGGTGCGCGACATCCTCGACCTGCACGTCTGCGGCGTCCACCTCCTCGACGCCGACGAGCGGGTGCTTCGCCCCGCCGAGACGACGGCCGAGGCCGAGGAACTGTTCGACGGCGTTCCGAGTTTCGCGGAGGGTGAAGGACTCGCGTGGCGCGTCTACGGGTCCCAGACGCCCGAACGCTACGACGCGCTCCCCGAGCGCGACGACGTTTACAACGCCGACACGCCGGTGCGAACCGAGATGATTCTCCCGCTGGGCGAACACGGCGTCCTCACGGCGGGTTCGACCGCGACCGAGGAGATACCCGAGGCGAAGTTCGACCTCGCCAAGATACTGGCGGCGAACACCGAGGCCGCTCTCGACAGGGCCGACCGCGAACGGACCATCGAACGCCAGCGCGACCAATTACAGGCGGAACTCGACGAGGTGTTCGAGCGCATCGACGACGGGTTCTTCGCGCTCGATGCGGAGTGGCGGTTCACGTACGTCAACGAACAGGCCGAACGACTGCTCGGCGCGGACCGGTCGGCCCTGTTCGACGGCACCGTCTGGGAGGTCCTCCCCGAGATTCGGGAGACGGAAGCCTACGACGCGTTCCACCGGGCGGTCGAGACCCAGAACAACGTCTCCCACGAGGAGTACGTCGCGGCGCTCGACGCGTGGTTCGAGTATCACGCGTACCCCTCCGAGAGCGGACTGTCGGTATACGTGAGGGACGTCTCCGACCGGAAACGCCGGGAACAGCGACTCGAACGGCAGAACGAGCGCCTCGAATCGTTCGCGAGCATGCTCGCCCACGAACTCCGCAACCCCCTCTCCATCGCCCAGATTTACCTCCCGACGGACGGGGACGAGGACGAGACGGCGCTCGAACGGGTCGCCGATGCACTCGACCGGATGGAGGACATGATAGATATCCTGTTGGTGATGACCCGCGGGGTCGAGGCGTCCATCGACCCGGAACTCGTCTCTCTGCGCGAGACCGCGAACGAGGCGTGGGCGGACGTCGCCTCCGAGGGCGGCAGACTCGACGTGGAGACTGACGTTCAGGTCGAGGTCGAACGCCACCACCTCCGACACCTGCTCCAGAACTTGCTCCAAAATGCAGTGGAACACGGTTCGGAGGACGATTCGGCGGCGGACGACGGCGTGACGATTCGAATCGGCGCTCTGGAGGACGGGTTCTACGTCGAGGACGACGGGGACGGAATCCCGGAGGCCGACAGGGAGCGAGTGTTCGAGGCCGGGTACACGACCGACGACGTCGGAATCGGTCTCGGACTGACGTTCATCACGCAACTGGCCGAGATTTACGGCTGGGAGCGTACCCTGACCGAGAGCGACGAGGGTGGCGCTCGGTTCGAGTTCTCGAACGTGACCGTCGTCCCGGCCGCGGACTCGTAG
- a CDS encoding halocyanin domain-containing protein, with the protein MNSDTSRSNGAVDRRTFLKGAAGVAGVTAAGVGASAPAAAQSSFDGWFENVSNYDGVVDETGKSEVTVEVGAKGNDGSFAFGPAAVRVDPGTKVVWKWTGNGGSHNVVAEDGSFESKMTDKQGHTFSQTFDSKGVVKYACVPHKAMGMKGAVVVGDVEVSGSSSSGGGSSANGSSEPGATGGAGAPSGSGGSGLSDTLTLGFGGALVVGLLGLPLAEIRSRRRE; encoded by the coding sequence ATGAACTCCGATACTTCCCGCTCGAATGGCGCAGTGGACCGACGAACGTTCCTGAAGGGCGCGGCGGGCGTCGCGGGCGTGACGGCCGCGGGTGTCGGCGCGAGCGCGCCCGCGGCGGCCCAGTCGTCCTTCGACGGGTGGTTCGAGAACGTGTCGAACTACGACGGCGTGGTGGACGAGACCGGGAAATCCGAAGTGACGGTCGAGGTGGGCGCGAAAGGGAACGACGGTTCCTTCGCGTTCGGCCCGGCCGCCGTCCGGGTGGACCCCGGCACGAAGGTCGTCTGGAAGTGGACCGGCAACGGCGGCAGCCACAACGTGGTGGCTGAGGACGGGTCGTTCGAGAGCAAGATGACCGATAAACAGGGTCACACCTTCAGCCAGACGTTCGACTCGAAAGGCGTCGTCAAGTACGCCTGCGTGCCCCACAAAGCCATGGGCATGAAGGGCGCTGTCGTCGTCGGAGACGTGGAGGTCAGCGGGTCCTCCTCGTCGGGCGGCGGGTCCAGTGCGAACGGTTCGAGCGAACCCGGCGCTACCGGCGGGGCGGGCGCACCTTCGGGGTCCGGCGGGTCGGGCCTCTCGGACACCCTCACGCTCGGATTCGGCGGGGCGCTGGTCGTCGGCCTGCTCGGTCTCCCGCTGGCCGAGATACGGAGTCGGCGACGGGAGTAG